In Pirellulales bacterium, the following are encoded in one genomic region:
- the ppdK gene encoding pyruvate, phosphate dikinase, which yields MAKKAAAAGSGKMIYYFGKTKTEGKSDQRQLLGGKGANLADMTSIGLPVPPGFTITTECCSSYYTNDRKLPPGLMDEVRKNVGILEKELGKKFGDTNLPLLVSVRSGAAASMPGMMNTILNLGLNDEAVVGLANATGQKRFAYDAYRRLINMFGDVVCGVDHEHFEEAFDKIKKEYGAALDNDVPLEGMVKLCDAYKKVFKKHFGKDFPQDPLQQLELSIEAVFKSWMQPRAVKYRQVENIIGLLGTAVNVQSMVFGNMGDDSGTGVAFTRNPSTGENKFYGEFLVNAQGEDVVAGIRTPLPVAEMPKWNKEVHKQLLGIKDQLEKHYKDVQDIEFTIERGTLFMLQTRNGKRTGAAAVKIACDMVKEGLIDEKTAVKRIPAGDLTQLLLPSFSAAAKQDAKKAGGLLCVGLPASPGAAVGKLAFTAAEAVERTHAGESVLLVRKETNPEDIDGMHSAAGILTSTGGMTSHAAVVARGWGRCCVAGAGEIHIDEKARKITVGGKTFTHKDTLSIDGSTGEVMVGSIATQEPKLGGDFSTVMKWADKYRTLKVRTNADTPADAKRARDFGAEGIGLCRTEHMFFEGDRILAMRAMILASDTEARKKALKDLLPLQRKDFVGLFTAMKGLPVTIRLLDPPLHEFLPHEDKSQAEMAKQLGVTVKEVKNRVAALHEANPMLGHRGCRLAVTYPEILEMQVTAITEAVIACKEKSIDAQAEIMIPLVGTAAELRMLRGQAEATIAAVVEKKKYKGKLNLLIGTMIEIPRAALTADEIGAEADFFSFGTNDLTQMTFGYSRDDVNTFLPDYINNELLPQDPFQSLDISGVGQLVVMGVQKGRSAKDKLKCGICGEHGGDPASIKFCHKAGLDYVSCSPFRVPIARLAAAQAALAT from the coding sequence ATGGCGAAAAAGGCAGCCGCTGCCGGTTCCGGCAAGATGATCTATTACTTTGGCAAGACCAAGACCGAGGGCAAGAGCGACCAGCGGCAATTGCTGGGCGGCAAGGGCGCCAATCTGGCCGACATGACCAGCATCGGGCTCCCCGTCCCTCCCGGGTTCACGATCACCACCGAGTGCTGCAGTTCCTACTACACGAACGACCGCAAGCTTCCCCCGGGACTCATGGACGAGGTCCGCAAGAACGTCGGGATCCTCGAGAAGGAGCTCGGCAAGAAGTTCGGCGACACGAACCTGCCGCTGTTGGTCTCGGTCCGCTCCGGCGCCGCGGCGTCGATGCCGGGCATGATGAACACGATTCTCAACTTGGGCCTCAACGACGAAGCGGTCGTCGGTCTTGCCAACGCCACCGGGCAGAAGCGGTTCGCCTACGACGCTTATCGCCGACTCATCAACATGTTCGGCGACGTGGTGTGCGGCGTCGATCACGAGCACTTTGAAGAGGCGTTCGACAAGATTAAGAAGGAATACGGCGCCGCGCTCGACAACGACGTGCCGCTCGAAGGCATGGTCAAGCTCTGCGACGCTTACAAGAAGGTGTTCAAGAAACACTTCGGCAAGGATTTTCCGCAAGACCCGCTCCAGCAGCTTGAATTGTCGATCGAAGCGGTCTTTAAGAGCTGGATGCAGCCCCGGGCCGTCAAGTACCGGCAGGTGGAAAACATCATCGGCCTGTTGGGCACCGCTGTGAACGTCCAGTCGATGGTGTTCGGCAACATGGGCGACGACTCGGGCACCGGGGTCGCTTTCACCCGCAACCCCTCGACCGGCGAGAACAAGTTCTACGGCGAATTCCTCGTGAACGCTCAGGGCGAGGACGTTGTGGCCGGCATCCGTACGCCGCTCCCCGTCGCCGAAATGCCCAAGTGGAACAAGGAAGTCCACAAGCAACTGCTGGGAATCAAGGACCAGCTCGAAAAGCACTACAAAGACGTCCAGGACATCGAGTTCACGATCGAGCGCGGCACGCTGTTCATGCTCCAGACCCGCAACGGCAAGCGAACTGGCGCCGCGGCCGTGAAGATCGCTTGCGACATGGTCAAGGAAGGGCTGATCGACGAGAAGACCGCCGTCAAGCGGATCCCCGCGGGCGACCTGACGCAACTGCTGCTCCCGAGCTTCAGCGCCGCGGCCAAGCAGGACGCCAAGAAGGCCGGCGGACTGTTGTGCGTCGGGCTGCCCGCCTCGCCCGGCGCCGCGGTCGGCAAGCTCGCCTTCACCGCCGCCGAGGCCGTCGAGCGGACCCACGCCGGCGAAAGCGTGCTGCTGGTACGCAAGGAGACCAACCCCGAGGACATCGACGGCATGCACTCGGCCGCCGGCATCCTCACCAGCACGGGCGGCATGACCAGCCACGCCGCCGTGGTGGCCCGCGGTTGGGGACGCTGTTGCGTCGCCGGCGCCGGCGAAATCCACATCGACGAAAAGGCCCGGAAGATCACCGTCGGCGGCAAGACCTTCACCCACAAGGACACGCTGTCGATCGACGGCTCCACCGGCGAGGTGATGGTCGGCTCGATCGCCACGCAGGAACCCAAGCTGGGGGGCGATTTCTCCACCGTGATGAAGTGGGCCGACAAGTACCGCACGCTCAAGGTCCGCACGAACGCCGACACCCCGGCCGACGCCAAGCGCGCCCGCGACTTCGGCGCCGAGGGAATCGGCCTCTGCCGAACCGAGCATATGTTTTTCGAAGGGGATCGCATCCTCGCCATGCGAGCCATGATTCTGGCCAGCGACACCGAGGCCCGCAAGAAGGCCCTCAAGGACCTCCTGCCGCTGCAACGCAAGGACTTCGTCGGCCTGTTCACCGCGATGAAGGGCCTGCCGGTCACGATCCGCCTCCTGGACCCGCCGCTGCACGAGTTCCTGCCGCACGAGGATAAGAGCCAGGCCGAGATGGCCAAGCAGCTCGGCGTGACGGTCAAGGAAGTGAAGAACCGCGTCGCGGCCCTCCACGAGGCGAACCCGATGCTGGGACACCGCGGCTGCCGGCTCGCGGTCACTTACCCGGAGATCCTTGAAATGCAGGTCACCGCGATCACCGAAGCCGTGATCGCCTGCAAGGAAAAGTCGATTGACGCCCAGGCCGAGATCATGATCCCGCTGGTCGGCACAGCCGCCGAACTGCGGATGCTGCGGGGCCAGGCCGAGGCGACGATCGCCGCAGTCGTCGAGAAGAAGAAGTACAAGGGAAAGCTTAACTTGCTCATCGGGACGATGATCGAGATCCCCCGCGCCGCACTGACCGCCGACGAGATCGGCGCCGAGGCCGATTTCTTCTCGTTCGGCACCAACGACCTGACGCAGATGACCTTCGGCTACAGCCGCGACGACGTGAACACCTTCTTGCCCGACTACATCAACAACGAGCTGTTGCCGCAGGATCCGTTCCAGTCGCTCGACATCTCCGGCGTCGGCCAACTGGTCGTCATGGGGGTCCAGAAGGGCCGCAGCGCCAAAGACAAGCTGAAGTGCGGCATCTGCGGCGAGCACGGCGGCGACCCGGCCTCGATCAAGTTCTGCCACAAGGCGGGGCTCGATTACGTGTCGTGCAGCCCGTTCCGGGTGCCGATCGCCCGGCTGGCCGCCGCCCAGGCCGCGCTGGCGACCTAA
- a CDS encoding CPBP family intramembrane metalloprotease — MTAPRKSPLPNAAPVLVVAELSLGLGGALLARWLGIPVGERLAVDLRVLLQATAGLAPLLGVLTFAQQTRWSPLVRLRRQVRQIVRSTLAGAQGWELALAALAAGVGEEILFRGALQPWAARAWGEPAALAIVSLLFGVAHAASPAYFLAATAVGAYLGWLAWVCDSLAVPILVHAAYDAIALAWYRRRIDR, encoded by the coding sequence GTGACCGCACCCCGCAAGTCGCCGCTGCCCAACGCTGCACCGGTGTTGGTGGTCGCCGAGCTGTCGCTGGGGCTTGGCGGGGCCCTGTTGGCTCGGTGGCTGGGGATTCCGGTTGGGGAGCGACTGGCTGTCGACCTGCGAGTCCTGCTGCAAGCGACGGCAGGGCTGGCTCCGCTGCTCGGGGTGCTGACCTTCGCCCAGCAAACTCGGTGGTCTCCCCTGGTGCGGCTGCGTCGGCAAGTGAGGCAAATCGTGAGATCGACTCTCGCCGGGGCGCAGGGCTGGGAACTGGCCCTCGCCGCCCTGGCCGCCGGCGTCGGCGAGGAGATCCTGTTTCGCGGCGCCCTGCAGCCCTGGGCCGCTCGGGCGTGGGGCGAACCGGCCGCCCTGGCGATCGTAAGCCTGCTGTTCGGAGTCGCACATGCGGCGTCGCCGGCCTATTTTCTGGCCGCGACGGCCGTGGGAGCATATCTGGGTTGGCTCGCCTGGGTCTGCGACAGCCTGGCCGTGCCAATCCTAGTTCACGCGGCCTACGACGCGATCGCCCTGGCCTGGTATCGTCGGCGGATCGACCGGTAG
- the nfi gene encoding deoxyribonuclease V (cleaves DNA at apurinic or apyrimidinic sites) has product MRHPWNVSAAEARAIQQRLQRRVSRRNAPGLQRARLVAGVDVSVKHGLSRAAVVVLRLTDLEVVEVAAAETPTPFPYVPGLLSFRECPVATAAFEKLATRPDFALVDGQGIAHPRRLGLASHLGLLWDLPTIGCAKTRFIGVHDEPHAEAGCYTDLVDDGRLSGLPGELIGAVLRTRTGVKPLYISLGHRIDLPTALDLALACCAGYRLPEPTRLAHLHAGRD; this is encoded by the coding sequence TTGCGGCATCCTTGGAATGTCTCTGCGGCCGAGGCCCGAGCGATCCAACAGCGGTTGCAGCGGCGCGTCTCGCGGAGGAACGCTCCAGGGCTCCAGCGGGCCCGGCTGGTTGCCGGCGTCGACGTCAGCGTCAAACACGGCCTCTCGCGAGCGGCGGTCGTCGTGTTGCGGCTGACCGACCTGGAAGTCGTCGAGGTCGCCGCGGCTGAGACTCCGACGCCGTTTCCCTACGTGCCGGGGTTGTTGTCGTTCCGCGAATGTCCCGTCGCGACCGCGGCGTTCGAGAAGCTGGCGACGCGGCCCGACTTCGCATTGGTCGACGGCCAGGGAATCGCCCACCCGCGACGGCTAGGGCTCGCATCGCATCTCGGCTTGCTGTGGGACTTGCCGACGATCGGCTGCGCCAAGACGCGGTTCATCGGAGTCCACGACGAACCGCATGCGGAGGCCGGTTGCTACACGGACCTCGTCGACGACGGCCGCCTGAGCGGGCTCCCGGGCGAATTGATAGGCGCAGTGCTCCGTACGCGCACCGGCGTGAAGCCGCTCTACATTTCCCTTGGCCACCGGATCGACCTGCCGACGGCGCTCGATTTGGCGCTCGCTTGTTGTGCGGGTTACCGGCTTCCCGAGCCGACTCGTCTGGCCCATCTTCACGCAGGTCGCGATTAA
- a CDS encoding beta-hydroxyacyl-ACP dehydratase, whose protein sequence is MRFCLLDRICSYTPGVELKAVKNVSLAEEYLADHFPEFPVLPGVFMLEAATQAGAWLLRFSDDFAHSIITLAEARAVKYADFVSPGQTLRMTVRLVKREGVRATLKFEGEVEGRASVSGRLILTGANLADENPELAGLDEGMRQKQRELAAVLCQGQPVPAPVAVT, encoded by the coding sequence ATGCGATTCTGTCTGCTGGACCGCATTTGCTCGTACACGCCCGGGGTGGAATTGAAGGCTGTGAAGAACGTCTCGCTGGCCGAGGAATACTTGGCGGATCACTTCCCCGAGTTCCCCGTCCTGCCGGGGGTGTTCATGCTCGAGGCGGCGACCCAGGCGGGGGCGTGGCTGTTGCGCTTTAGCGATGATTTCGCCCACAGCATCATCACGCTGGCCGAGGCCCGGGCCGTCAAGTACGCCGACTTCGTCTCCCCCGGGCAGACGCTGCGGATGACGGTGCGGCTGGTGAAGCGAGAGGGAGTCCGGGCGACGTTGAAGTTCGAGGGGGAAGTCGAAGGGCGCGCCAGCGTCAGCGGCCGATTGATCCTGACGGGCGCGAATCTCGCCGACGAGAATCCCGAGCTTGCGGGGCTCGACGAGGGGATGCGGCAGAAACAGCGCGAACTGGCCGCTGTGCTGTGTCAGGGTCAGCCCGTCCCGGCGCCGGTCGCGGTTACGTAA
- a CDS encoding acyl carrier protein has protein sequence MPADEEIFSKVQEALVDALGVDDEDVVPTATLQGDLDAESIDFLDIVFRLEKAFDIKIERGELFPQDILEDTAFVQNGRVNADGIAKLRERMPFADLTKFEADPVVQHLAQQLTVQDMCNFVAHKLAKK, from the coding sequence ATGCCCGCTGACGAAGAGATTTTCTCGAAGGTTCAAGAAGCCCTGGTCGACGCCCTGGGCGTCGACGATGAGGACGTCGTGCCGACCGCGACGCTGCAGGGAGATCTCGACGCCGAGTCGATCGATTTTCTCGATATCGTGTTCCGGCTCGAGAAGGCGTTCGACATCAAGATCGAACGGGGCGAGTTGTTCCCGCAGGACATCCTCGAAGACACGGCTTTTGTGCAAAACGGCCGCGTCAACGCCGACGGAATCGCCAAGTTGCGCGAGCGGATGCCGTTCGCCGACTTGACGAAGTTCGAGGCCGACCCGGTCGTCCAGCACCTGGCGCAGCAACTGACCGTGCAGGATATGTGCAACTTCGTCGCCCACAAGCTGGCGAAGAAGTAA
- a CDS encoding beta-hydroxyacyl-ACP dehydratase, translated as MRWFWFDRYTEFVSGSHATAVKCVSLAEDHLHDHFIGYPVMPHTLITEGIAQAGGILVSEHYRFGELVVLGKVSKAVFHGRVRPGEQLTYRVRAEALRPDGASVVATAHVGDRLQAEAELFFARLGEDSPVTNGARLFRPTDLRHWLSLVGVFEVGVNAHGERLREIDYPLSEND; from the coding sequence ATGCGCTGGTTCTGGTTCGATCGCTACACCGAGTTCGTCAGCGGGTCGCATGCCACGGCGGTGAAATGCGTGTCGCTGGCCGAAGATCACCTCCACGACCACTTCATCGGTTACCCGGTGATGCCCCACACGCTGATCACCGAGGGGATCGCCCAGGCGGGGGGGATTCTGGTGAGCGAGCACTACCGGTTCGGCGAACTGGTGGTGCTTGGGAAGGTGTCCAAGGCTGTTTTTCACGGCCGGGTGCGGCCGGGCGAGCAACTGACCTATCGGGTCCGGGCCGAAGCCCTGCGGCCCGACGGAGCCAGCGTCGTCGCCACGGCCCACGTGGGGGACCGGCTGCAGGCCGAGGCCGAGCTGTTTTTCGCCCGCCTGGGGGAGGACAGCCCGGTGACGAACGGGGCCCGCTTGTTCCGCCCGACCGATCTGCGACACTGGTTGTCGCTGGTCGGAGTATTCGAGGTGGGCGTGAACGCGCACGGCGAACGTCTCCGTGAAATCGACTACCCGCTCAGCGAAAACGATTGA
- a CDS encoding beta-ketoacyl-[acyl-carrier-protein] synthase family protein, whose product MSMRRRVVVTGIGCVTPLGHSPEELWRNLMACKSGVGITTVMDSSSYPTKIAAEVKDWSIASVGEDPAVWDQRSRHTRFAAGAAKQAVQESGILAGIDPGRFGVYLGAGEGQQDFLRFGRMMTAATSPDGTFSLAKFVAAGIDILEPTAELQQEPNMPSGYLAGMFGAEGPNANCLTACAASSQAVGEATEIIRRGEADVMLSGGAHSMIHPFGVTGFNLLTALSTRNDEPERASRPFDLHRDGFVLGEGAAMVILEEYERAKARGAHIYGEIAGYGTTADAFRITDTHPEGRGAIACMKMALADAGKGLDEIHYINAHGTSTSVNDRVESLAIRETFGERAYQIPVSSTKSMTGHLIAAAGATELIICLLAMREGVVPPTINYETPDPACDLDYVPNKPREHKVTTALSNSFGFGGQNITLVATTVL is encoded by the coding sequence TTGAGCATGCGTCGTCGCGTCGTCGTCACCGGTATTGGCTGCGTCACCCCGCTGGGGCATTCGCCCGAGGAGTTGTGGCGGAACCTGATGGCATGCAAGAGCGGCGTGGGGATCACGACCGTCATGGACTCGAGCAGCTATCCCACGAAGATCGCCGCCGAGGTGAAGGACTGGTCGATCGCGTCGGTCGGCGAGGACCCGGCCGTTTGGGACCAGCGGAGCCGACACACGCGATTCGCCGCCGGGGCCGCCAAGCAGGCGGTCCAGGAATCGGGGATCCTCGCGGGGATCGATCCGGGGCGATTCGGCGTCTATCTCGGCGCCGGCGAGGGCCAGCAGGATTTTCTGCGGTTCGGTCGGATGATGACCGCGGCCACCTCGCCCGACGGAACTTTCTCGCTAGCGAAGTTTGTCGCCGCGGGGATCGACATCCTGGAACCGACCGCTGAGCTGCAGCAGGAGCCGAACATGCCCTCGGGCTACCTTGCCGGGATGTTCGGCGCCGAGGGGCCCAACGCCAATTGCCTCACGGCGTGCGCGGCCAGCAGTCAGGCGGTCGGCGAAGCGACAGAGATCATTCGCCGCGGCGAAGCGGACGTCATGCTGTCGGGGGGCGCCCACAGCATGATCCACCCGTTCGGCGTGACGGGCTTCAATCTGCTCACCGCGCTTTCCACTCGCAACGACGAGCCGGAGCGGGCCTCGCGGCCGTTCGACCTGCACCGCGACGGTTTCGTCTTGGGCGAGGGCGCCGCGATGGTGATTCTTGAGGAGTACGAGCGGGCCAAGGCTCGCGGGGCGCACATTTACGGCGAGATCGCCGGGTACGGCACGACCGCCGACGCGTTCCGGATCACCGACACCCATCCCGAGGGGCGCGGCGCCATCGCCTGCATGAAGATGGCGCTGGCCGATGCGGGCAAGGGGCTCGACGAGATCCACTACATCAACGCCCACGGCACCAGCACCTCGGTCAACGACCGGGTCGAATCGCTGGCGATCCGCGAGACGTTCGGCGAGCGGGCGTACCAAATTCCCGTGTCGAGCACCAAGAGCATGACCGGGCACCTCATCGCCGCTGCTGGGGCGACGGAGCTGATTATCTGCCTGTTGGCAATGCGCGAGGGGGTCGTCCCGCCGACGATCAACTACGAGACCCCCGACCCGGCATGCGATCTGGACTACGTCCCCAACAAGCCGCGGGAGCACAAGGTGACGACTGCCCTGTCGAACAGCTTCGGCTTCGGCGGACAGAACATCACGCTGGTGGCGACGACTGTGTTATAG
- a CDS encoding class I SAM-dependent methyltransferase yields the protein MTRFQPPRDMYDPQFVRGLFDEMSRTYGVVNFVSSFGFCRRWRRQCLRGIQIDAPGHAVDLMTGMGELCPDLSRSVGETGQITAIDSSPVMCDAARRQAGRLAQQLAAIEIIEADALACPLPDGSADYVCSSFGLKTFSAGQVAVLAAEVARILRPGGRFSFVEISMPSAKWLRWPYLFYLRFAIPLIGRLFSGNPDNYRMLGVYTQAFGDCRNVARAFAAAGLDVESRSYFFGCATGITGAKPRPTAR from the coding sequence ATGACGCGATTCCAACCTCCGCGCGACATGTACGATCCCCAGTTCGTGCGGGGGTTGTTCGACGAGATGTCACGGACCTACGGCGTCGTGAATTTCGTCTCCTCGTTTGGATTCTGCCGACGATGGCGACGGCAATGTCTGCGTGGGATTCAGATCGACGCCCCTGGGCATGCCGTCGACCTGATGACGGGCATGGGCGAACTTTGCCCGGACTTGTCGCGTTCGGTGGGCGAAACGGGGCAAATCACGGCGATTGACAGTTCGCCGGTCATGTGCGACGCAGCGCGCCGGCAAGCCGGGCGTCTGGCGCAACAGCTCGCTGCAATCGAGATCATCGAGGCCGACGCGCTGGCTTGTCCGTTGCCCGACGGCAGTGCGGACTACGTGTGCTCTTCGTTCGGTTTGAAGACGTTCAGCGCCGGTCAGGTGGCAGTCTTGGCTGCCGAGGTCGCGCGAATATTGCGACCGGGAGGCCGGTTCTCATTTGTCGAGATCTCGATGCCGAGCGCGAAATGGTTGCGCTGGCCTTATCTTTTCTATTTGCGATTTGCGATCCCGCTGATCGGCCGGCTGTTTTCGGGAAACCCGGATAATTATCGCATGTTGGGCGTCTATACGCAGGCCTTCGGCGATTGCCGTAACGTGGCGCGCGCGTTTGCAGCTGCGGGACTCGATGTCGAATCCCGCAGCTACTTTTTCGGATGCGCGACGGGAATCACGGGCGCCAAGCCCCGACCGACTGCAAGATGA
- a CDS encoding aldo/keto reductase, which yields MQYRTLGRTGWNVSTVSFGAWAIGGSWGQVSDDDSLAALHRALDRGVNFIDTADVYGDGRSERLIAELRRQRPDALFWVATKAGRRLHPHTADGYTRANLTEFVERSLLNLEVEALDLVQLHCPPTDVYYRPEAFDALDQLKQAGKIRHYGVSVERVEEALKAIERPGVDTVQIIYNIFRQRPADLFFAEAQRRNVGVLARVPLASGMLTGKLRRDSQFAPDDHRQFNRQGEQFDRGETFAGVDYETGLAAVEELRGLVPAGATLAQFALRWILMNPAVTCAIPGGKNPIQVDDNVAAADLPPLDDRVMAAVERLYDERIKPQVHHLW from the coding sequence ATGCAATACCGCACCCTCGGCCGGACCGGCTGGAACGTCTCGACCGTCAGCTTCGGCGCCTGGGCCATCGGCGGCAGTTGGGGGCAGGTGAGCGACGACGACTCGCTCGCCGCACTGCACCGCGCGCTGGACCGCGGCGTCAATTTCATCGACACGGCCGACGTGTACGGCGACGGCCGCAGCGAACGGCTGATCGCCGAGTTGCGCCGCCAGCGGCCCGACGCACTGTTCTGGGTCGCCACCAAGGCGGGGCGGCGACTCCACCCCCACACCGCCGACGGCTACACCCGTGCGAATCTGACGGAATTCGTCGAGCGGAGTCTCTTGAATCTTGAAGTCGAGGCGCTCGACCTCGTGCAACTCCACTGCCCCCCGACCGACGTTTACTACCGCCCCGAGGCGTTTGACGCACTCGACCAGTTGAAGCAAGCCGGCAAGATTCGGCACTACGGCGTCAGCGTCGAGCGAGTCGAGGAGGCGCTCAAAGCGATCGAACGCCCCGGCGTCGACACAGTGCAAATCATCTACAATATCTTCCGCCAACGACCGGCCGATTTGTTCTTCGCCGAGGCGCAGCGGAGGAACGTCGGCGTCCTTGCGCGGGTCCCGCTTGCCAGCGGGATGCTCACCGGCAAGCTCCGCCGCGACAGCCAGTTCGCCCCAGACGACCATCGCCAATTCAATCGGCAAGGCGAGCAATTCGACCGCGGCGAAACCTTTGCCGGGGTCGACTACGAAACGGGCCTCGCGGCGGTCGAGGAACTGCGCGGGCTCGTCCCCGCGGGGGCGACGCTCGCCCAGTTTGCGCTGCGATGGATCTTGATGAACCCTGCGGTGACCTGCGCAATTCCTGGCGGGAAAAACCCAATCCAGGTCGACGACAACGTCGCCGCCGCCGACCTGCCGCCGCTCGACGACCGCGTCATGGCGGCGGTCGAGCGTCTGTACGACGAACGGATCAAACCGCAGGTCCACCACCTGTGGTGA
- a CDS encoding HRDC domain-containing protein — protein MPAPTITRQRQLDDLCERLRTAPEIAFDTEFVSEDTFYPELCLIQVATRDEMAVVDPQEVDVREFWRVIAEGEHVSVFHAGREELNFILRAVGAAPKRLFDVQLAAGFCGHEYPASYGAVVGRILGEKPMKGEQRTDWRRRPLTKAQIEYALEDVRFLLPLFDKLQAILKRRDRAAWFAEELDRWRDDVVAAQDRKDWRRVSGIGALKSQQLAIVRELWFWRQEEAQRLNQPPKRLLRDDLLVEIAKRKIDRPDQILAIRGLQRNALKRGAVDLAECVRRGLATPLEKLFRGPRRELPAQLNLLGQFLTPALTSICRQAEVAASLAGTASDVRDLIAERLGYGTEEGEGPPRLLSGWRAELVGNLIDDLLAGRKSIRITDASQEDPLAFDEVSAKPS, from the coding sequence GTGCCTGCACCGACCATCACCCGCCAGCGTCAGCTCGACGACCTTTGCGAGCGTCTGCGAACCGCCCCTGAGATCGCTTTCGACACCGAGTTCGTGTCCGAGGACACGTTCTATCCCGAGTTGTGTCTTATTCAGGTCGCGACTCGCGACGAAATGGCCGTTGTCGACCCCCAGGAGGTCGACGTGCGGGAGTTCTGGCGCGTCATCGCCGAGGGGGAGCACGTTTCGGTCTTTCATGCGGGGCGCGAGGAGCTCAACTTCATTCTCCGCGCCGTCGGAGCGGCGCCGAAGAGGCTGTTCGACGTTCAGTTGGCCGCGGGGTTCTGCGGGCATGAGTACCCGGCCTCCTACGGCGCCGTCGTGGGACGAATCCTTGGCGAAAAGCCGATGAAGGGAGAGCAGCGCACCGACTGGCGCCGGCGCCCGCTCACCAAGGCTCAGATCGAATACGCCTTGGAGGACGTGCGGTTCTTGTTGCCGCTGTTCGACAAGTTGCAGGCGATCCTCAAACGCCGCGACCGCGCCGCGTGGTTCGCCGAGGAACTCGATCGGTGGCGCGACGACGTCGTCGCGGCCCAGGATCGCAAGGACTGGCGGCGAGTCTCCGGAATCGGCGCCCTGAAGTCGCAACAACTGGCGATCGTCCGCGAACTGTGGTTCTGGCGCCAGGAGGAGGCCCAGCGACTCAATCAGCCTCCCAAGCGTCTGCTGCGCGACGACTTGCTGGTCGAAATCGCCAAGCGGAAAATCGACCGTCCCGACCAAATCCTCGCCATCCGCGGCCTGCAGCGCAACGCACTCAAACGGGGCGCCGTTGATCTGGCCGAGTGCGTCCGTCGCGGGCTCGCCACGCCGCTGGAGAAGCTCTTTCGGGGCCCGCGCCGCGAACTGCCGGCGCAGCTCAACCTGCTGGGCCAGTTTCTCACTCCGGCGCTGACGTCGATCTGTCGCCAGGCCGAAGTCGCCGCGAGCCTGGCCGGGACCGCGAGCGACGTTCGCGATCTGATCGCCGAACGGCTCGGCTACGGTACGGAAGAGGGGGAAGGGCCGCCGCGGCTGTTGAGCGGGTGGCGCGCCGAGCTGGTCGGCAATCTCATCGACGACCTGCTTGCAGGGCGCAAGAGCATCCGCATCACCGACGCCTCGCAGGAAGATCCGCTGGCGTTTGACGAGGTGTCGGCGAAGCCGTCGTAG
- the flhB gene encoding flagellar biosynthesis protein FlhB: MPEQSGEKNYDASPHRRQQAREQGQVAFSQDLGSAALLLVGVSLVLMWGPAMCAGIADYLTLQLGSVPPLETDPRAFVEHSHALLRNLATWLLPILGLLMIAGALTSVFQFGLLFLPDKISPDWSRLSLLAGLKRIFSLRGVMRLGFGLFKVAIVSIVAGAVIYNRREEVLLASQLAIPELARMLADVIFSTALWVGGALLVLALFDYGFQRWSHEQDLMMTHQEVREEMKNLQGDPQVVARRRQIQRQMALNRIGDKVPKADVVVTNPTELAVAIQYDPLQMAAPVVVAKGAGVLAQRIRRLALEHNIPVVERKPLAQLLYKEVDVGRPIPDDSYAAVAEVLAYVYKLKGKTMPALNAA, from the coding sequence ATGCCCGAGCAGTCCGGGGAGAAGAACTACGATGCCTCTCCGCATCGGCGTCAACAGGCGCGGGAGCAGGGACAAGTTGCGTTCAGCCAGGACCTTGGGTCCGCGGCCCTGTTGCTCGTCGGCGTGTCGCTGGTGCTGATGTGGGGGCCGGCCATGTGCGCAGGGATCGCCGACTATCTCACGCTGCAGTTGGGAAGCGTCCCGCCGCTGGAGACCGATCCCCGAGCGTTCGTCGAGCATAGCCACGCCCTGCTGCGCAACCTCGCGACGTGGCTGCTGCCGATCTTGGGACTGCTGATGATCGCCGGGGCCCTGACGAGCGTCTTTCAATTCGGACTGCTCTTTCTGCCGGACAAGATCAGCCCCGACTGGTCGCGGCTCAGCCTGCTGGCGGGGCTCAAGCGGATCTTTTCGCTGCGAGGCGTCATGCGACTGGGGTTCGGGCTGTTCAAAGTGGCGATCGTGTCGATCGTCGCAGGGGCTGTCATCTACAACCGCCGCGAGGAAGTGCTCCTCGCCTCGCAACTGGCGATCCCCGAGCTTGCCCGGATGCTGGCCGACGTCATCTTCTCGACCGCGCTGTGGGTCGGGGGAGCGCTGCTGGTATTGGCGCTGTTCGACTACGGCTTCCAACGTTGGTCGCACGAGCAGGACCTGATGATGACCCACCAGGAGGTCCGCGAGGAGATGAAGAACCTGCAAGGGGACCCGCAGGTCGTCGCCCGGCGACGGCAAATCCAACGCCAGATGGCGCTGAACCGCATCGGCGACAAAGTTCCCAAAGCCGACGTCGTCGTCACCAATCCCACCGAACTGGCGGTGGCGATCCAGTACGACCCGCTCCAGATGGCCGCACCGGTCGTGGTGGCCAAGGGCGCCGGGGTGCTGGCCCAGCGAATTCGCCGCTTGGCTCTCGAACACAACATCCCCGTCGTCGAGCGCAAGCCGCTCGCGCAGCTCCTGTACAAAGAGGTGGACGTCGGCCGGCCGATCCCCGACGACAGCTACGCGGCGGTCGCCGAAGTGCTGGCCTACGTCTACAAACTCAAGGGCAAAACGATGCCGGCGCTGAACGCGGCCTGA